A genomic stretch from Oryzias latipes chromosome 24, ASM223467v1 includes:
- the LOC111947090 gene encoding RNA polymerase-associated protein LEO1-like, with the protein NTQSNDEDEGSRDDALLGTSNHGRSFSNHGGAEPTRSADEDQTSDDEDQTSDDEDQTTDDEDQTTDDEDQTSDDEDQTSDDEDQTTDEEDQTTDDEDQTSDDEDQTTDDEDQTTDDEDQTSDDEDQTSDDEDQTSDDEDQTTDDEDQTSDDEDQTSDDEDQTTDDEDQTSNDEDQTTDDEDQTTDDEDQTSDDEDQTSDDEDQTSNDEDQTSDDEDQTSNDEDQTTDDEDQTSDDEDQTSDDEDQTSNDEDQHECPHIT; encoded by the coding sequence aacacacaaagcaaCGATGAAGACGAGGGCAGCAGAGATGATGCTCTGCTCGGAACCTCTAATCATGGGAGGAGCTTCAGCAACCATGGAGGTGCGGAACCGACCCGATCCGCCGATGAAGATCAGACCTCAGATGACGAAGATCAGACCTCAGATGACGAAGATCAGAccacagatgatgaagatcagaccacagatgatgaagatcagACCTCAGATGATGAAGATCAGACCTCAGATGATGAAGATCAGACCACAGATGAGGAAGATCAGAccacagatgatgaagatcagacctcagatgatgaagatcagaccacagatgatgaagatcagaccacagatgatgaagatcagacctcagatgatgaagatcagacctcagatgatgaagatcagacctcagatgatgaagatcagaccacagatgatgaagatcagacctcagatgatgaagatcagacctcagatgatgaagatcagaccacagatgatgaagatcagACCTCAAATGATGAAGATCAGAccacagatgatgaagatcagaccacagatgatgaagatcagACCTCAGATGATGAAGATCAGACCTCAGATGATGAAGATCAGACCTCAAATGATGAAGACCAGACCTCAGATGATGAAGATCAGACCTCAAATGATGAAGATCAGAccacagatgatgaagatcagACCTCAGATGATGAAGATCAGACCTCAGATGATGAAGATCAGACCTCAAATGATGAAGACCAGCATGAATGTCCTCACATCACGTGA
- the ptrhd1 gene encoding putative peptidyl-tRNA hydrolase PTRHD1 isoform X1, translated as MSASGAGPPGVRLVQYVVVRSDLTQKLSWPLGAVIAQACHAATAAIHVHYEDPDTRRYLADLDSMHKVVLAAPDEAALCGLADALTRAGVAHKLWVEQPEDIPTCLALKPYPKETAQPHMRKFKLFK; from the exons ATGTCCGCCTCAGGAGCGGGTCCTCCCGGGGTTCGGCTGGTCCAGTATGTGGTGGTTCGCTCGGATCTAACGCAAAAACTGTCTTGGCCTCTTGGCGCTGTCATCGCGCAAGCGTGCCACGCGGCCACTGCCGCCATCCACGTGCACTACGAAGACCCGGACACGCGGCGGTACCTCGCGGACCTGGACTCCATGCACAAGGTGGTTCTAGCG GCTCCGGACGAGGCCGCGCTCTGCGGGCTCGCAGACGCCCTCACGCGCGCAGGTGTGGCGCACAAACTGTGGGTGGAGCAGCCCGAGGACATTCCCACGTGCCTAGCTCTGAAGCCGTACCCTAAGGAGACTGCGCAGCCGCACATGCgcaaattcaaactttttaaataa
- the ptrhd1 gene encoding putative peptidyl-tRNA hydrolase PTRHD1 isoform X2 — MSASGAGPPGVRLVQYVVVRSDLTQKLSWPLGAVIAQACHAATAAIHVHYEDPDTRRYLADLDSMHKAPDEAALCGLADALTRAGVAHKLWVEQPEDIPTCLALKPYPKETAQPHMRKFKLFK, encoded by the exons ATGTCCGCCTCAGGAGCGGGTCCTCCCGGGGTTCGGCTGGTCCAGTATGTGGTGGTTCGCTCGGATCTAACGCAAAAACTGTCTTGGCCTCTTGGCGCTGTCATCGCGCAAGCGTGCCACGCGGCCACTGCCGCCATCCACGTGCACTACGAAGACCCGGACACGCGGCGGTACCTCGCGGACCTGGACTCCATGCACAAG GCTCCGGACGAGGCCGCGCTCTGCGGGCTCGCAGACGCCCTCACGCGCGCAGGTGTGGCGCACAAACTGTGGGTGGAGCAGCCCGAGGACATTCCCACGTGCCTAGCTCTGAAGCCGTACCCTAAGGAGACTGCGCAGCCGCACATGCgcaaattcaaactttttaaataa